The Halobacterium litoreum genome includes a region encoding these proteins:
- a CDS encoding cation:proton antiporter subunit C yields MIDLLATRDYYVATFLLLGIGSYVMIASQNLVKKVIGMNIFQTGIFLFFIASAYVEGGNPPILTMSEPHVSPLPHVLILTAIVVGVALTAVALGMIVRIYAEYGTLSEDTLQEVRGSE; encoded by the coding sequence ATGATAGACCTGCTCGCAACACGGGACTACTACGTCGCGACGTTCCTGCTGCTCGGCATCGGGTCGTACGTGATGATAGCGTCCCAGAATCTCGTGAAGAAAGTCATCGGTATGAACATCTTCCAGACCGGAATCTTCCTGTTCTTCATCGCGTCGGCGTACGTCGAAGGCGGGAATCCGCCGATACTGACGATGAGCGAACCGCACGTCAGTCCGCTCCCGCACGTGCTCATCCTCACCGCCATCGTCGTCGGCGTCGCGCTGACGGCGGTGGCCCTCGGGATGATCGTCCGCATCTACGCGGAGTACGGGACGCTCAGCGAGGACACCCTCCAGGAGGTGCGTGGCAGTGAGTGA
- a CDS encoding MnhB domain-containing protein: MSETPPDETPDAAGDLRDYVESPIIMATVRVVSPFVFTFGLFVMFHGADSAGGGFQGGVIVATVMVMLGIAFGIDPLREWVGESKLVALVSLGVAAFLAVGVSTVALGGGFLEYRVIETELGIHHAVKYGIEAVELFIGVIVASTITGLLFAIDAGKNGGDSE; encoded by the coding sequence GTGAGCGAAACGCCCCCCGACGAGACGCCGGACGCCGCCGGCGACCTCCGGGACTACGTGGAGAGCCCCATCATCATGGCGACGGTGCGCGTCGTCTCGCCGTTCGTGTTCACGTTCGGCCTGTTCGTGATGTTCCACGGCGCGGACTCCGCCGGCGGCGGCTTCCAGGGCGGCGTCATCGTCGCCACCGTGATGGTGATGCTCGGCATCGCGTTCGGCATCGACCCGCTCCGGGAGTGGGTCGGTGAGTCGAAACTCGTCGCCCTCGTCTCGCTCGGCGTCGCGGCGTTCCTCGCCGTCGGCGTGAGCACCGTCGCGCTCGGCGGCGGTTTCCTCGAGTACCGCGTCATCGAGACGGAACTCGGCATCCACCACGCGGTCAAGTACGGCATCGAAGCGGTCGAACTGTTCATCGGCGTCATCGTCGCCAGCACCATCACCGGACTGTTGTTCGCCATCGACGCCGGGAAAAACGGAGGTGACAGCGAATGA